In Halorussus limi, a genomic segment contains:
- a CDS encoding McrC family protein gives MGTSDVFDVTVIPNGVEIRPLGVTGQVTVAGDSIEIVPKYLFPEEVDNWHGSVADILAFSQTESFDLVSSATGERDVSTFVDLLAGAFADQLRDGLRHGLPTEYVRRKETAGAVRGRLVIEDLYPQVLKDPTKVVSESDELSVDTILGRVLRWAANEYAHLTTDPSVRSRLLELETRLSEASKQPPSLAQLDRLFIPPQYRRFERAVELAIWLRRNEGPSLRSDELDLQGVLISTHDLYQDFVDACLSYISRDEDWKFTSEPPTHVSTTPSNLTAYPDHVLQTSQGDLLLDSKYVVSADWDQPDNRGEKRPDLSEVYQVMAAGRAREIEDVGLVYPSVSDQYTGPWSIQGAGNPLRIHLVEIDPSSFKFRNIERFTESIQTEIHSIVHG, from the coding sequence TTGGGAACAAGCGACGTCTTTGACGTGACGGTAATCCCAAATGGTGTTGAAATCAGACCACTTGGAGTCACGGGACAGGTCACCGTAGCTGGTGATAGTATAGAGATTGTCCCGAAATATTTGTTCCCAGAAGAGGTGGACAATTGGCATGGAAGTGTTGCTGACATTCTAGCGTTCTCTCAGACAGAGAGCTTTGACTTAGTAAGTTCAGCCACGGGTGAAAGAGATGTCTCTACTTTCGTCGATCTGCTGGCAGGGGCATTTGCTGACCAGTTACGAGATGGTCTTCGCCATGGCCTTCCGACAGAATATGTCCGTAGAAAGGAGACTGCAGGTGCCGTAAGAGGACGTCTCGTTATCGAAGACTTGTACCCTCAGGTGCTGAAAGACCCAACTAAAGTGGTTTCCGAGTCTGATGAACTATCTGTAGATACAATACTCGGGAGGGTACTTCGGTGGGCCGCCAATGAATACGCACATCTCACGACTGATCCGTCTGTACGAAGCAGATTGCTGGAGTTAGAGACTAGACTGTCAGAAGCTAGTAAGCAACCACCAAGCTTGGCCCAATTGGATCGATTATTTATCCCACCCCAATATCGCCGTTTTGAACGGGCAGTTGAGCTCGCCATTTGGCTAAGGCGGAACGAAGGACCCTCACTCCGAAGTGACGAGCTGGATCTTCAGGGAGTATTGATAAGCACACATGATCTGTATCAGGATTTTGTTGATGCTTGTCTAAGTTACATCTCCCGTGACGAAGATTGGAAATTCACGTCTGAACCTCCGACTCATGTCTCCACAACACCATCAAATCTGACTGCGTATCCCGACCACGTCTTGCAGACTTCTCAGGGAGATCTCCTACTTGATTCGAAATACGTGGTTTCAGCCGACTGGGACCAACCAGACAACCGGGGTGAGAAGCGACCCGACCTCAGCGAAGTCTACCAAGTAATGGCAGCCGGAAGAGCGCGAGAGATTGAGGACGTCGGTCTCGTATATCCTTCGGTGTCAGACCAATACACTGGGCCATGGTCCATTCAGGGTGCTGGAAATCCTCTTAGGATACATCTGGTCGAAATTGACCCTTCCTCATTCAAATTCAGGAATATCGAAAGGTTCACCGAGTCGATACAGACAGAGATTCATTCGATTGTTCACGGCTAA
- a CDS encoding AAA family ATPase, whose amino-acid sequence MSRISVTTLRDRLASNHNVLLYGPPGTGKTDLMLKLQNELESGSEAEQEPSKVFDSSSIEAPFETGEPSGDDRDFPGEVKTAWLTFHESTTHEEFIVGLRPQPTDGGVSLEPRAGILLSLAEHARNGNTSVIFIDEINRANVSKVFGQFITLMEPDKRLDTDGDQQQSTVGITFQQLDDGDEVKNPWGDDFTIEFPFHLPQNLYLVASMNSLDRSTAPLDSALARRFDQVSVEPDYTALADHLGTDAVTGVELSPDPQSVSPEKIAIALLWRTNQFLRSVYGDDFQLGPGYVWSVGEADSDTEAIEELAVAWDSRILPKLREVFRSREDQLATLLKADESLNGMNNPYHRDEIPAEWGKVGADGPLQLPDLRNLDTADQRTVLHGLARSD is encoded by the coding sequence ATGAGTAGGATTAGTGTGACCACCCTTCGAGATCGGTTAGCATCCAATCACAACGTCTTGTTATATGGTCCACCAGGAACAGGAAAGACAGATCTCATGCTCAAGCTCCAGAATGAGCTGGAGTCTGGGTCAGAGGCAGAACAAGAACCCAGTAAGGTGTTCGATTCTTCTTCAATCGAAGCACCATTTGAGACTGGTGAACCCTCTGGTGATGATCGTGACTTTCCAGGGGAGGTGAAAACAGCTTGGCTTACCTTTCACGAAAGTACGACACACGAAGAATTTATCGTAGGGTTACGGCCACAACCTACTGATGGTGGAGTTAGCTTAGAGCCCCGTGCTGGTATCCTGCTCTCGTTGGCAGAACATGCTCGGAATGGGAATACCAGCGTGATCTTTATTGACGAAATTAACCGGGCTAACGTCTCGAAAGTATTTGGTCAATTCATCACGCTGATGGAACCTGACAAGCGTCTTGATACGGACGGTGATCAACAACAATCCACTGTCGGGATTACTTTCCAACAGCTTGACGATGGAGACGAGGTGAAGAATCCGTGGGGAGACGATTTTACAATCGAATTTCCGTTCCATCTCCCTCAGAACCTGTATTTAGTTGCATCAATGAACTCTCTTGACCGATCAACGGCACCTCTAGATTCAGCTCTCGCTCGCCGCTTCGATCAGGTGAGCGTTGAACCAGACTATACAGCGCTTGCGGACCATCTCGGAACTGACGCTGTTACTGGGGTGGAATTATCGCCAGATCCACAGTCTGTATCGCCTGAAAAGATCGCTATTGCTCTTCTTTGGCGAACAAACCAGTTCTTGCGGAGCGTATACGGCGACGACTTTCAGCTTGGACCCGGATACGTGTGGTCTGTCGGAGAGGCAGATTCTGACACAGAGGCCATAGAAGAACTTGCTGTGGCTTGGGATAGCCGAATTCTGCCCAAGCTTCGTGAAGTCTTCCGGTCCCGTGAGGATCAACTAGCGACACTACTGAAGGCAGATGAGTCTCTTAATGGCATGAATAACCCATATCATCGTGACGAAATTCCCGCCGAATGGGGCAAGGTCGGAGCTGATGGTCCACTTCAACTACCGGATCTTCGTAATTTGGACACCGCTGATCAGCGAACAGTCCTTCATGGCCTTGCGCGATCTGACTGA
- a CDS encoding Eco57I restriction-modification methylase domain-containing protein, with translation MDDFERVDAEDIGNVVSSLSIVDPACGSGSMLLGVLEVLAPVIATSIAGSSDPDSDDLTEANQLIVENAFYGADANRLSREACLAVLWAEGGFAASELGPSPDRFVVGDSLQGSVRQQRLSSIESAENGTTYREQLRPINWGQEFDQVFSSNDGFDIVVTNPPWERVKVQTREFLAARQPKLAEVGTSAERGDQIAGERYESVQTDLQQARDQAKKYADEIRDSVDYEWTNVGMLNLYSLFVERSLQIISESGYCAFIVPTGIATDYYTSDFFEHLTTQGKLVSLYDFENREKLFEDVDGRTRFSLLTLSNEPSSKEADYVFFAHEPSDIDDESRHVKLSPNEIGQLNPITKTAPLVRGRKALEILQKQHDISPIFVGEEGDEEAENTNPWGVTYKRMFDMSTDSDQFISINELSDGTRERNGDINMGDETYKRLYEGRMVGQYNHRKSHAKDADGNLFRSGTKEPTKETNLSNPDFTVNARYYLPSESVDAATPGDYPHEWFIGFKDITSATNSRTMIASVLPHTAVGNKFPLLLTSRPAREVACLLTNLNSMAYDFACRQKIGNVTLNWYIVRQTPVLSPEVYRGQTIRGEPMVDWISERVAELTYTAHDLDSWGDDLGFQSTPYDWDSERRTELRAELDGLFFHLYELTETDVNHIINSFGALRRRGDGEFEYKSQVLDVYRSLSDEFSREQSNESLSVSTR, from the coding sequence GATCCGGCAGTATGCTACTTGGTGTTCTTGAGGTGCTAGCACCTGTTATTGCAACATCAATCGCGGGGTCTAGTGACCCCGATTCGGATGATCTAACCGAGGCCAACCAGCTCATCGTAGAAAATGCATTTTATGGGGCAGATGCTAACCGGCTCTCCCGAGAAGCTTGTTTGGCGGTTCTCTGGGCTGAAGGCGGTTTTGCCGCCTCGGAACTGGGTCCTAGCCCGGATCGATTCGTCGTCGGAGACTCTCTCCAAGGTTCGGTCAGACAACAACGTCTTTCAAGTATAGAATCTGCCGAAAACGGAACCACCTATCGTGAGCAACTACGTCCTATTAACTGGGGGCAGGAGTTTGATCAGGTCTTCAGTTCGAACGATGGGTTTGATATCGTAGTGACGAATCCACCTTGGGAGCGGGTTAAAGTGCAGACTAGAGAGTTCCTTGCGGCGAGACAGCCAAAGCTTGCAGAGGTTGGCACATCTGCAGAGCGAGGGGATCAAATCGCCGGAGAGCGGTATGAGAGCGTGCAAACCGACCTACAACAGGCACGAGACCAAGCAAAAAAATACGCCGACGAGATCCGGGATTCTGTTGATTACGAATGGACCAACGTGGGAATGCTAAACTTGTATAGTTTGTTCGTCGAACGTTCGTTGCAGATAATTTCAGAGAGCGGCTACTGTGCGTTTATTGTCCCCACAGGGATTGCGACGGACTACTACACCAGTGACTTCTTCGAGCATCTTACGACACAAGGTAAATTGGTCTCCCTGTACGACTTTGAAAACCGAGAGAAACTCTTTGAGGATGTTGACGGACGGACAAGGTTCTCGCTGCTTACGCTCTCAAACGAACCATCGTCAAAAGAGGCTGATTACGTCTTCTTTGCCCATGAGCCATCCGATATCGATGATGAATCTAGACACGTCAAGTTAAGTCCGAATGAGATCGGTCAGTTGAATCCAATAACAAAGACTGCACCTCTTGTTCGTGGACGAAAAGCGCTCGAAATCCTTCAGAAGCAGCACGATATTTCACCGATATTTGTAGGTGAGGAAGGAGACGAAGAAGCGGAGAACACCAATCCGTGGGGCGTCACGTATAAGAGGATGTTCGATATGTCTACAGACTCAGATCAGTTCATCTCAATCAATGAACTTTCAGACGGAACACGAGAGAGAAATGGCGACATCAACATGGGCGATGAGACGTACAAGCGGTTGTATGAGGGTCGTATGGTGGGACAGTACAATCATCGGAAATCTCACGCGAAGGACGCTGACGGCAACCTGTTCCGATCTGGGACGAAAGAGCCCACCAAAGAGACGAACTTATCCAACCCCGATTTCACCGTGAATGCTCGGTATTATCTCCCGTCCGAGTCCGTTGATGCTGCAACTCCAGGTGATTACCCACATGAGTGGTTTATCGGGTTCAAGGATATTACCAGCGCGACGAACTCTCGGACTATGATTGCTTCTGTTCTCCCCCATACAGCGGTGGGCAACAAATTCCCCCTGTTGCTTACTTCTCGTCCCGCCAGAGAGGTGGCATGTTTGCTGACGAATCTCAATTCAATGGCGTACGACTTTGCGTGCCGTCAGAAGATTGGGAATGTCACCCTCAACTGGTATATTGTGAGGCAGACGCCAGTTCTCTCTCCAGAAGTGTATCGAGGGCAAACGATTCGAGGTGAGCCAATGGTAGACTGGATAAGCGAGCGAGTGGCAGAGCTGACATACACCGCCCATGACCTGGATTCGTGGGGTGATGATCTTGGCTTCCAATCAACGCCCTATGATTGGGATTCCGAACGAAGAACGGAACTCCGGGCAGAGCTTGATGGGCTCTTCTTTCACCTCTATGAGCTCACAGAGACTGACGTGAATCATATTATCAATAGTTTCGGAGCACTTCGCCGTCGCGGAGATGGAGAGTTCGAGTACAAGTCACAAGTGCTGGACGTCTATCGATCGCTCTCTGACGAGTTTAGCCGTGAACAATCGAATGAATCTCTGTCTGTATCGACTCGGTGA